Proteins encoded within one genomic window of Candidatus Binatus sp.:
- a CDS encoding PDZ domain-containing protein gives MSNNGGKPRANIPTLEEALRKFARERGLGPKKNEASGSNVHYADFANRREDLKAENADELAPERLAAIEGFFDEKSGDSAQIVPIIDGIPQTLQQLELLAAAEEAFRKDVADLAEGRLDADEDDESIPTAGRVANPNRRRDFAISAAGAALMIFAAIWLTRSPQLRQKVPALMSQNIATQPLKSGADIDAGDSITTLVILADSDVIPSARKRVKPSELEINIKDELRSRAFPDIGVSVGARGDTYLAGQVYSVDEAEKIREVVKQVPGVRRAHFLHPDVISADGPAYFGVTTGSAPDVWGAKVEAVFIGSPADKAGLQPGDVISAFDGQTIPDGSALNSLVAGYHPGQRVELRVWHNGQPEYLVARMSEMTTMAAR, from the coding sequence ATGAGCAACAACGGGGGAAAGCCACGCGCTAACATTCCAACGCTGGAAGAAGCGTTGCGAAAATTCGCCCGCGAGCGAGGTCTGGGGCCGAAGAAGAACGAAGCGTCCGGCTCGAACGTTCATTACGCTGATTTCGCGAATCGCCGCGAGGATCTGAAAGCGGAAAACGCCGACGAACTCGCGCCGGAGCGGCTTGCGGCAATCGAAGGTTTCTTCGACGAAAAATCAGGTGACAGCGCTCAGATCGTGCCGATCATCGACGGCATCCCGCAGACGCTGCAGCAGCTCGAACTCCTTGCCGCGGCCGAGGAAGCTTTCCGCAAGGATGTTGCCGACCTCGCGGAGGGGCGGCTTGATGCGGATGAAGACGACGAGTCGATCCCGACTGCCGGACGAGTTGCAAACCCAAATCGGCGGCGCGATTTCGCGATCTCCGCGGCCGGCGCGGCGCTGATGATCTTTGCGGCGATATGGCTGACGCGATCGCCCCAGTTGCGGCAGAAGGTGCCCGCATTGATGTCGCAGAATATCGCGACGCAGCCGCTCAAGAGCGGCGCCGACATCGACGCCGGCGATTCCATCACCACCCTCGTGATCCTCGCCGACTCGGATGTCATCCCGTCTGCGCGCAAGCGCGTAAAGCCCTCCGAGCTCGAAATCAATATCAAGGACGAACTCAGGTCGCGCGCGTTCCCCGATATCGGCGTGTCGGTCGGGGCCAGGGGCGATACGTATCTGGCCGGCCAGGTGTACAGCGTCGATGAAGCGGAGAAGATCCGCGAAGTCGTCAAGCAGGTCCCGGGCGTTCGCCGCGCGCATTTTCTGCATCCGGATGTGATCAGCGCCGACGGTCCGGCTTATTTCGGCGTGACCACCGGCTCGGCGCCCGACGTTTGGGGCGCGAAAGTCGAAGCGGTATTTATCGGCTCGCCGGCCGACAAGGCGGGACTCCAGCCGGGCGACGTGATCAGTGCATTCGACGGCCAGACCATTCCGGACGGGAGCGCGCTGAACAGCCTGGTCGCGGGATACCATCCGGGGCAGCGCGTCGAGCTGCGCGTCTGGCATAACGGCCAGCCGGAGTACCTGGTGGCGCGGATGAGCGAGATGACGACGATGGCGGCGCGCTGA